Proteins co-encoded in one Syntrophales bacterium genomic window:
- a CDS encoding AIR synthase-related protein produces MPHRIEIAFKEGIKDAFAEKIKRKIREHLRLNIEEVRIINVYTIDGELSAEELELYASGPLCDPIVQEYSIDKPLARKFDWLIEVGFRPGVTDNVGKTAREALGLLLDLPSDHPFNVYTSRQYLLSGPLSRKDAEQVASDLLANDLIERYEIVEGRTWDPEKGVKIYIPRVTSDKTPRVEEIDLEVDDETLERLSTERVLALTVEELRAIRNYLRREDVLKMRRTVGLGSKITDVELECLAQTWSEHCKHKIFNSFITYEDEHGNVLEINSLFETYIKGATNLIRERLRENDWCLSVFVDNAGVIKFNDDYNLVFKVETHNSPSALDPYGGALTGIVGVNRDPFGTGLGARLIFNTDVFCFAPPTYDKPLPPRVLHPRRIYEGVREGVEHGGNKSGIPTVNGCIVFDERYLGKPLVYCGTGGIMPARISGKLSHIKEINPGDRIVMTGGRIGKDGIHGATFSSEEFHEGSPTTAVQIGDPITQKKMTDFLLKARDRGLYRCITDNGAGGLSSSVGETARLSGGCELHLERAPLKYAGLDPWEILLSESQERMTLAVPPEKLEEFLSLARKMDVEATDLGRYTDTGMFHVLYNGKTVAFLHLDFLHEGVPQMKLRARWKPPKREEPQFSCPEYLGKALKDLLSRLNICSKESVIRQYDHEVQGGSVIKPLVGTFNDGPSDAAVLRPLLNSFEGVVVANGICPRYGDIDTYHMAACAIDEAIRNAIAVGGSLKRLAGLDNFCWCDPVPSAKNPDAEYKLAQLVRANQALYDITTVYGVPCISGKDSMKNDYIIGDIKISIPPTLLFSVVGYIEDVRKTVTMDAKNPGDIVYVLGITYNEMGGSEWYAQNGFIGANVPKVRPEKAKVIYETLSNAIHEGLVASCHDCSDGGLAVALAETAFAGNLGMEVFLENVPQEGVTRNDTLLFSESQSRFVITVPPDKKEKLEKRFFGLPLGIIGVVTEERRLIIRGLDGKVIVNEDIDDLRSAWKKPLNF; encoded by the coding sequence ATGCCACACCGAATAGAGATAGCTTTCAAAGAAGGTATCAAAGACGCTTTCGCGGAGAAGATCAAAAGAAAAATTCGGGAACATCTCCGTCTCAACATAGAAGAGGTCCGTATCATAAATGTCTACACCATTGATGGTGAGTTATCAGCTGAGGAGTTGGAGTTATATGCATCAGGTCCTCTATGCGACCCCATTGTACAAGAATACTCAATCGATAAACCTCTGGCAAGGAAATTTGACTGGCTAATTGAGGTTGGTTTCCGGCCAGGCGTGACAGACAACGTAGGGAAAACGGCGAGAGAAGCTTTAGGTCTCCTCTTAGACCTTCCATCAGATCATCCGTTCAACGTATACACATCCAGACAATACTTGCTATCCGGTCCACTCAGCAGAAAAGATGCTGAACAAGTTGCTTCAGACCTTCTGGCTAACGACCTTATAGAACGTTATGAAATCGTGGAGGGAAGAACCTGGGATCCCGAGAAAGGGGTAAAGATATACATTCCCAGAGTAACAAGTGATAAAACTCCCAGGGTAGAGGAAATTGATCTTGAGGTTGACGATGAAACTTTAGAACGCTTAAGCACGGAAAGAGTTCTTGCCCTAACGGTCGAAGAATTAAGGGCTATACGTAATTACTTAAGGCGAGAGGACGTGCTCAAAATGAGACGCACGGTTGGACTCGGAAGCAAAATTACTGACGTAGAGCTCGAGTGCCTCGCCCAGACATGGTCGGAGCATTGCAAACATAAGATCTTCAACAGTTTCATAACATACGAGGACGAACATGGAAACGTGCTAGAAATAAATTCCCTTTTCGAGACTTACATAAAAGGTGCAACAAATCTCATAAGGGAAAGGCTCAGAGAAAACGACTGGTGTCTGTCTGTATTTGTAGACAACGCAGGTGTCATCAAATTCAATGATGACTACAATCTAGTTTTCAAGGTAGAAACGCACAATTCACCTTCAGCTCTCGATCCCTATGGGGGGGCTTTAACTGGCATAGTTGGGGTGAACAGAGATCCTTTCGGAACTGGTCTAGGAGCGAGACTCATATTCAATACCGATGTTTTTTGTTTCGCCCCACCCACATACGACAAACCACTTCCTCCAAGAGTGCTGCATCCCCGAAGGATATACGAAGGGGTTCGCGAAGGAGTGGAGCATGGTGGAAACAAAAGCGGCATACCTACGGTAAACGGCTGTATTGTATTTGACGAACGTTATTTAGGAAAACCCCTCGTATACTGCGGCACTGGAGGAATAATGCCCGCCAGAATCTCAGGAAAATTATCTCATATTAAGGAGATCAATCCAGGGGATCGAATAGTAATGACCGGTGGGAGGATCGGCAAGGACGGCATCCATGGGGCTACTTTTTCTTCCGAAGAGTTCCACGAAGGATCACCAACTACGGCCGTTCAGATAGGGGATCCCATAACCCAGAAAAAAATGACCGATTTTCTGCTGAAGGCTAGGGACAGAGGACTATACCGTTGCATAACAGACAATGGGGCGGGAGGACTCTCCTCTTCCGTGGGAGAAACAGCCCGTCTATCAGGGGGGTGTGAACTCCATTTGGAGAGAGCCCCTTTAAAATACGCTGGACTCGATCCGTGGGAAATCCTCCTCTCAGAATCCCAAGAGAGGATGACTCTCGCCGTACCACCGGAAAAACTGGAGGAATTCCTGTCTCTGGCACGCAAAATGGACGTTGAGGCCACTGATTTGGGTAGGTACACCGATACCGGTATGTTCCACGTCCTTTACAATGGTAAAACTGTAGCTTTCCTTCACTTAGATTTTCTCCATGAGGGCGTACCCCAAATGAAACTCAGGGCCCGCTGGAAACCACCAAAAAGGGAAGAACCTCAGTTTTCTTGTCCAGAGTATCTAGGTAAAGCACTGAAAGACTTACTCTCACGACTCAACATATGTAGTAAAGAATCCGTAATTCGTCAGTATGACCACGAGGTTCAGGGAGGGAGTGTGATAAAACCCCTTGTGGGAACCTTCAATGACGGTCCAAGTGATGCGGCGGTACTTCGTCCCCTGTTGAACTCCTTTGAGGGTGTAGTTGTTGCCAACGGAATATGTCCAAGGTACGGCGATATTGATACCTACCACATGGCTGCCTGTGCCATTGACGAGGCGATTCGCAACGCCATTGCCGTGGGAGGTTCGCTCAAGCGCCTGGCAGGCCTAGACAATTTTTGCTGGTGTGACCCTGTACCTTCAGCAAAAAACCCCGATGCGGAATATAAACTCGCGCAACTCGTTAGGGCAAACCAAGCCCTGTACGACATAACCACAGTTTACGGGGTTCCCTGCATCTCCGGCAAAGACAGCATGAAAAATGACTATATAATCGGAGACATTAAGATATCCATACCCCCCACACTGCTTTTTTCCGTTGTAGGATACATTGAGGACGTGAGAAAAACTGTAACTATGGACGCCAAAAATCCAGGAGATATAGTCTATGTATTAGGCATAACCTACAATGAAATGGGGGGGTCAGAGTGGTATGCCCAAAACGGTTTCATTGGTGCTAACGTTCCTAAGGTAAGACCTGAAAAGGCAAAAGTAATATACGAAACTTTGAGCAACGCTATTCATGAAGGGCTTGTTGCCTCATGCCATGATTGCTCTGACGGAGGACTAGCTGTGGCTCTGGCGGAAACAGCTTTCGCCGGCAATCTGGGGATGGAGGTTTTCCTTGAAAATGTCCCACAGGAAGGTGTTACCCGTAACGACACGCTTCTTTTTTCCGAATCCCAAAGCCGTTTCGTAATCACCGTTCCGCCTGATAAGAAAGAAAAACTGGAGAAGAGATTTTTTGGATTACCATTGGGAATAATTGGTGTTGTTACCGAGGAGAGAAGATTGATAATAAGAGGACTGGACGGAAAGGTTATAGTCAATGAGGACATAGACGACCTTAGGTCTGCCTGGAAAAAACCCCTCAATTTTTAA
- the hisF gene encoding imidazole glycerol phosphate synthase subunit HisF: MKIIRIMPCLDMKDGRVVKGVHFTDIRDAGDPVENALFYEEQGADELAMLDIAATLENRKTRLQWVRQVAKVIHIPLTVGGGISSIEDMELILSEGAARVSVNSAAIANPSLIDEAARRFGSEKITIAIDARRNALMPSGFELVVAGGTRPTGKDAVLWAKECVDRGAGIILPTSMDGDGTMNGYDIPLLKAITSVVSIPVVASGGAGKLEHFYEAITEGRAEILLAASVFHFRLLSIPEVKTYLREKGLNVN; this comes from the coding sequence ATGAAAATCATAAGAATAATGCCCTGTTTGGACATGAAGGATGGAAGAGTGGTCAAAGGTGTTCATTTTACTGACATTCGCGACGCGGGTGATCCGGTGGAGAATGCCCTTTTCTACGAAGAACAGGGGGCCGATGAGCTGGCTATGCTGGACATAGCCGCCACGTTAGAAAACAGAAAAACGCGCCTCCAATGGGTCCGCCAGGTAGCTAAGGTGATCCACATCCCATTAACAGTTGGTGGAGGTATAAGCAGCATTGAGGATATGGAACTGATTCTATCAGAGGGGGCAGCGAGGGTTTCTGTAAACAGCGCAGCCATAGCAAACCCTTCACTCATAGACGAAGCAGCACGGCGCTTCGGCTCAGAGAAAATCACGATCGCCATCGACGCAAGACGGAATGCCCTTATGCCTTCGGGATTTGAACTTGTGGTCGCTGGGGGAACCAGACCTACAGGAAAAGATGCGGTATTATGGGCAAAAGAATGTGTGGATCGTGGTGCGGGAATCATACTACCCACAAGCATGGACGGCGATGGGACGATGAATGGTTACGATATCCCTCTTTTAAAGGCTATTACATCCGTCGTTTCGATACCCGTTGTCGCCTCCGGTGGGGCTGGAAAACTTGAACACTTCTACGAAGCCATTACTGAAGGTCGGGCAGAGATCCTCCTTGCTGCTTCTGTATTCCACTTTCGGTTGTTGAGCATCCCTGAGGTAAAAACCTACTTGAGAGAAAAGGGATTAAATGTAAACTGA
- a CDS encoding NUDIX hydrolase, with amino-acid sequence MKNNKRKYCTICGEALTKKEEDGIIRDYCLSCNRFFYDNPLPVVSAIVARKREILLVKRARHPYPRRWCLPTGFVEAGESIEEATLRELREETGLEGHILGIVDIRSTKSSYYGDLLFVTFEVEETGGELRGGSDTLEARYFPITRLPSIPFYANRAAVERFKREKEEYWAIVESFKDVIKENEVTSIGRKLLSDNLVEVIEHNAEIISRRWLKDILTNPSTVGYRKFDQSFLFAEMDRILSQFGRWLGGSYGDEDVRSYFTKWGRECRFQGVALSHVLSALSLVKKHIWEFALSQGMWEKTQDIYATLELDRRIVIFFDKASYYTARGYELSVEENRCQKFSRP; translated from the coding sequence ATGAAAAATAATAAGAGGAAATACTGTACCATCTGCGGGGAAGCGTTAACAAAAAAAGAAGAGGATGGGATAATTAGAGATTATTGTTTGTCCTGTAACAGGTTCTTCTACGATAACCCCCTTCCCGTAGTATCAGCAATCGTAGCGAGGAAAAGGGAGATTCTCCTCGTAAAAAGGGCCCGCCATCCATATCCCAGAAGGTGGTGTTTACCCACCGGCTTCGTTGAGGCAGGAGAGAGCATAGAAGAGGCCACCTTAAGGGAACTCAGGGAAGAAACGGGACTTGAAGGCCATATCTTGGGTATAGTTGACATAAGATCCACAAAAAGTAGCTACTACGGTGATCTTCTCTTCGTCACTTTTGAGGTTGAGGAAACAGGGGGAGAACTCCGTGGGGGTAGTGACACCCTGGAGGCACGCTACTTTCCCATCACAAGACTCCCATCTATACCTTTTTATGCCAACAGGGCAGCGGTGGAACGTTTCAAACGGGAAAAAGAAGAATACTGGGCTATCGTGGAGTCCTTCAAAGATGTCATTAAGGAAAATGAAGTCACTTCCATAGGGAGGAAACTCCTATCTGACAATCTTGTGGAAGTCATAGAGCACAATGCTGAAATTATCTCGAGGAGATGGCTTAAGGACATACTCACTAATCCATCAACGGTTGGCTACAGGAAATTCGACCAGTCCTTCCTTTTTGCCGAAATGGACAGAATACTCTCACAATTCGGGCGCTGGCTTGGTGGATCTTACGGGGATGAGGATGTAAGGAGCTACTTCACCAAATGGGGAAGGGAATGCAGATTCCAAGGAGTGGCTTTGAGCCACGTTCTGAGTGCTCTCAGTCTGGTCAAAAAACATATCTGGGAGTTCGCTCTCTCCCAGGGAATGTGGGAGAAAACCCAGGACATCTATGCCACATTGGAACTGGATAGACGAATCGTTATCTTCTTTGACAAAGCTTCCTACTATACAGCCAGAGGTTACGAACTAAGTGTTGAAGAGAATAGGTGCCAGAAATTTTCCCGTCCATGA
- the uvrA gene encoding excinuclease ABC subunit UvrA — translation MNVIRIRGASQHNLKSISLDIPRDRLVVITGVSGSGKSSLAFDTIYAEGQRRYVESLSAYARQFIGQMDKPEVESIEGLSPAIAIEQRSAGQNPRSTVGTVTEIYDYLRLLFARIGKPHCPQCGKEIKSQTVDAMLEIILAMPEGVRINVLSPVIRGKKGEFQKEFKKFLRDGFVRVRVDGLMRDLTEDIVLDKNKRHDVDVVVDRLIIRKGVRQRLRDALEMATKLADGLVKVEVQGGEEMFFSERFACPDCGISMPDLAPRLFSFNSPYGACPECGGLGTKMFFDENLVVPDPSLSLREGAVLPWAGKTSLYFFNMLDALAEHYGFDINTPFAELPQHVQRVILYGSGDEEIRFRFDRDGRRIFYTRSFEGVIKTLERRYNETTSSAVRAELSRYINFRECPLCKGSRLRKESLGVTIGGLNIYDVCRLSIREAVSFFEELSLTPQERIISERILKEIKSRLQFLVDVGMDYLSLDRQSSTLSGGENQRIRLATQIGSGLMGVLYVLDEPTVGLHQRDTQRLIRTLKRLRDLGNTVIVVEHDADVIRSSDWIIDMGPGAGEYGGRVVFQGTPEEICNDNESLTGQYLSSKRVIPIPEKRRKPGSRWIIIEGAHEHNLKNIDIRIPVGLFTVVTGVSGSGKSTMVVDTLYRACTHKLYHRRGGIGKVRRIVDLGGVERVILIDQQPIGRTPRSNPATYTGVFTPIRELFASLPESKVRGYLPGRFSFNVKGGRCEACEGNGVIIIEMHFLPDLYVTCDVCKGKRFNLDTLEIKYREKNIADILEMTVSQALEFFENIPVIRNRLELLADVGLGYIKLGQSATTLSGGEAQRIKLSRELGKRSNSNTLYILDEPTIGLHFADVERLLDVLMRLVDMGNTVVVIEHNLDVIKCADYIVDLGPEGGDDGGWIVAEGLPEDVAKNECSWTGKFLAPILFNT, via the coding sequence GTGAATGTCATAAGGATCAGAGGAGCATCTCAGCATAATCTGAAATCGATAAGTTTGGATATACCCCGCGATCGCCTTGTGGTTATTACAGGCGTAAGCGGTTCGGGAAAGTCATCCCTTGCATTCGATACCATCTACGCCGAGGGGCAGCGTCGTTACGTGGAATCTCTTTCGGCTTATGCGCGGCAGTTTATCGGTCAGATGGATAAACCCGAGGTGGAATCTATCGAGGGCCTTTCTCCCGCCATTGCCATTGAGCAGAGAAGTGCGGGACAGAATCCTCGATCAACGGTGGGTACTGTAACAGAGATCTACGATTATTTACGTCTGCTCTTCGCCAGAATTGGGAAGCCCCACTGTCCCCAGTGCGGAAAAGAGATAAAATCCCAGACAGTCGATGCTATGCTGGAGATTATTCTAGCTATGCCTGAGGGGGTAAGGATAAATGTTCTTTCACCCGTGATAAGGGGTAAAAAGGGGGAATTTCAAAAAGAATTCAAAAAGTTTCTGCGCGATGGTTTTGTCCGTGTCAGAGTGGATGGTTTGATGCGTGACCTTACTGAAGATATTGTTTTGGATAAGAATAAAAGACACGATGTTGATGTTGTGGTGGATCGTTTGATTATCAGAAAGGGAGTGCGCCAGAGATTGAGAGATGCGCTGGAGATGGCGACGAAGCTCGCTGATGGTTTGGTTAAAGTAGAAGTCCAGGGTGGTGAAGAGATGTTTTTTAGTGAACGCTTCGCCTGCCCCGATTGTGGAATTAGTATGCCGGATTTGGCCCCACGACTTTTTTCTTTTAACAGCCCTTACGGTGCTTGTCCTGAGTGTGGTGGTTTAGGAACAAAAATGTTTTTCGATGAGAATCTCGTTGTTCCCGATCCAAGTCTTTCGCTCAGAGAAGGAGCTGTGCTTCCCTGGGCGGGTAAAACATCCCTCTATTTTTTCAACATGCTTGATGCTCTCGCTGAACACTATGGTTTTGACATAAATACCCCGTTTGCCGAACTGCCTCAACATGTGCAGAGGGTTATCCTTTACGGATCTGGGGATGAGGAGATTCGTTTCCGCTTCGACCGTGACGGTCGGAGGATTTTCTACACCCGTTCCTTTGAAGGTGTGATTAAAACACTCGAACGCCGGTACAATGAAACAACTTCCAGCGCTGTGAGAGCGGAGCTTTCCCGATACATAAACTTTAGAGAATGTCCACTTTGCAAAGGATCACGTTTGAGAAAGGAGAGTCTCGGTGTCACCATCGGCGGATTAAACATTTACGATGTTTGTCGTCTTTCCATAAGAGAGGCGGTTTCTTTTTTCGAGGAACTCTCGCTGACACCTCAGGAAAGGATTATCTCGGAGAGGATTCTTAAGGAGATAAAATCTCGCCTTCAGTTCTTAGTGGATGTAGGTATGGATTATCTTAGTCTGGACAGGCAATCCTCCACTCTTTCAGGAGGGGAAAATCAGCGCATCCGCCTTGCAACACAGATCGGATCAGGGCTCATGGGAGTTCTTTACGTGCTTGATGAACCCACTGTTGGACTACATCAGAGGGATACGCAGAGACTCATTAGGACCTTGAAGCGACTGCGCGATTTAGGAAATACTGTTATCGTTGTAGAACACGATGCCGATGTTATCCGTTCGTCAGATTGGATAATTGACATGGGACCGGGTGCCGGTGAATACGGTGGAAGGGTTGTGTTTCAGGGAACACCTGAGGAGATATGTAATGACAATGAGTCGCTTACAGGTCAGTACCTTTCTTCAAAACGTGTCATTCCTATACCGGAGAAACGGCGCAAACCAGGATCCCGGTGGATAATCATAGAAGGGGCCCATGAACATAATTTGAAAAACATTGATATACGTATACCTGTTGGTTTGTTTACAGTGGTTACAGGGGTTTCAGGTTCGGGAAAGAGTACCATGGTTGTTGATACCCTCTACCGTGCTTGCACTCATAAGTTGTACCATCGCCGTGGAGGGATCGGCAAAGTTAGGCGGATTGTTGATCTGGGCGGTGTAGAGAGGGTGATTCTAATAGATCAGCAACCTATCGGAAGAACACCTAGATCAAATCCTGCAACCTACACCGGGGTTTTTACGCCCATCAGGGAGCTTTTCGCTTCGTTGCCAGAATCAAAGGTCAGAGGTTATCTCCCCGGCCGCTTCAGTTTTAACGTCAAGGGTGGACGGTGTGAAGCCTGCGAGGGTAACGGTGTCATAATCATAGAGATGCATTTTTTACCTGATCTCTATGTTACATGTGATGTTTGTAAAGGAAAGAGATTCAATCTCGATACATTGGAGATAAAATACCGAGAGAAAAACATTGCCGATATTCTTGAAATGACGGTAAGTCAAGCTCTTGAATTTTTTGAGAATATCCCCGTTATACGAAATCGCCTAGAACTCCTCGCCGATGTTGGGTTGGGTTATATAAAATTGGGACAGTCGGCCACCACACTTTCAGGGGGTGAAGCTCAGCGGATAAAATTGTCGCGGGAGCTGGGGAAAAGATCGAATAGCAACACGCTTTACATCCTTGATGAACCCACGATTGGTTTGCATTTCGCTGATGTAGAGCGTCTTTTGGATGTCCTTATGCGTCTTGTAGATATGGGTAATACCGTCGTGGTTATAGAGCACAATCTTGATGTTATAAAATGTGCGGATTACATAGTCGACCTTGGCCCTGAAGGTGGGGATGATGGGGGCTGGATAGTAGCCGAAGGTTTGCCTGAAGATGTTGCCAAAAATGAATGTTCATGGACGGGAAAATTTCTGGCACCTATTCTCTTCAACACTTAG
- a CDS encoding class I SAM-dependent methyltransferase codes for MYDTELIRTFEDINTHKRIGELIRKHSTNPRSIHSYALEGLDLSSFKRIIDLGCASGTFTEALKDRIPPDAQVLGVDIIPSYKEPFLETCARVGVRGDFYGGGVSILASLPESTFDLILCSYALYYFPDAIYQLSRILNKKGLLVAITHFRNNTSELAEVIKKVLRRKGTSSQNQLLPLEEVIGRFCAENGLKCLKPFFRRTTVKNFRNKLIFTGEDAEELVEYIRFKAPFFISNAELEETQILNELINWVHLQTRKKRIITITKDDRIFISSEPISRCQK; via the coding sequence ATGTATGATACAGAGTTGATTCGAACGTTCGAAGACATCAACACCCACAAGAGAATCGGGGAACTAATAAGAAAACATTCCACTAATCCCCGCAGTATTCATAGCTACGCCCTAGAAGGGCTAGATCTATCATCGTTCAAAAGAATCATTGATCTCGGCTGTGCCTCAGGAACTTTCACTGAAGCCTTAAAAGATCGGATCCCTCCAGACGCCCAGGTATTGGGGGTGGATATCATACCCTCCTACAAGGAACCTTTCCTGGAAACGTGTGCAAGAGTTGGTGTTAGAGGCGACTTTTACGGAGGTGGGGTAAGCATTTTGGCGTCTCTACCCGAATCCACATTCGACCTTATTCTCTGCTCTTATGCCCTCTATTACTTCCCGGACGCCATTTATCAACTATCTCGTATACTCAATAAAAAGGGGTTACTTGTAGCTATTACCCATTTTCGTAATAACACCTCCGAGCTCGCAGAGGTAATAAAGAAGGTACTCAGAAGAAAAGGTACCTCGTCGCAAAACCAACTGCTACCTTTAGAAGAGGTTATAGGCCGTTTCTGTGCAGAAAATGGTCTTAAATGCCTGAAACCATTTTTTAGAAGAACCACTGTGAAAAACTTCAGAAACAAACTCATCTTCACTGGGGAGGATGCGGAGGAACTGGTGGAGTACATACGGTTCAAAGCACCCTTCTTTATAAGCAACGCAGAACTCGAAGAAACACAGATTTTAAATGAGCTTATAAACTGGGTCCACCTACAAACCCGCAAGAAAAGGATAATAACAATAACTAAGGATGATCGTATTTTCATCTCATCTGAACCCATCTCAAGGTGTCAAAAATGA
- a CDS encoding phosphoribosylformylglycinamidine synthase subunit PurQ: protein MSAKTKAIVLSGYGINCELETAYACSLAGFDVVDIVHFSELLHGEKKIDDYHFLNLPGGFLDGDDLGSAKACANRILHARVKGSGERLFDQFLRFIFDGKLILGVCNGFQLLIKLGLLPGLGGSYGIQSCTLTFNDSGRFEDRWVYLKVNPNSPCVFTRGSKGMYLPVRHGEGKFVTGDDSIRTKLHESNLVVLQYSDRMYRDFTMAYPENPNGSVDGIAGICDPTGRILGLMPHPEAYLHFTNHPRWTREQLPEEGMGLLIFKNAHDFVRKNLV, encoded by the coding sequence ATGTCGGCGAAAACGAAAGCGATAGTTCTTTCAGGATACGGTATTAATTGTGAACTGGAAACAGCGTATGCCTGCAGTTTGGCAGGATTTGATGTTGTGGATATAGTTCACTTCAGCGAATTGTTACATGGTGAGAAAAAGATAGACGATTATCACTTCCTTAATCTTCCTGGTGGATTCCTAGACGGAGACGATTTAGGATCAGCCAAAGCCTGTGCAAACAGAATTCTTCACGCCCGTGTTAAGGGATCAGGGGAAAGGTTATTTGACCAGTTTCTCCGTTTCATCTTTGATGGAAAACTAATACTTGGCGTGTGTAACGGATTCCAGCTTCTAATTAAACTCGGCTTACTGCCCGGTCTTGGGGGCAGCTACGGAATACAATCGTGCACGCTAACGTTCAACGACTCCGGACGCTTCGAGGACCGCTGGGTCTACTTGAAGGTAAACCCGAATAGTCCATGTGTATTTACACGGGGATCCAAGGGTATGTACCTACCAGTTAGACACGGTGAAGGAAAATTCGTAACCGGTGACGATTCCATACGCACAAAGCTCCACGAAAGCAATTTAGTCGTGCTACAGTACAGTGACCGGATGTACAGAGACTTTACAATGGCGTATCCAGAAAATCCAAACGGGTCTGTAGATGGAATCGCCGGTATATGCGACCCTACAGGCCGGATACTCGGCTTGATGCCTCATCCAGAAGCGTATCTGCATTTTACGAATCATCCCCGGTGGACTAGAGAACAACTACCTGAAGAAGGAATGGGGCTTTTGATATTCAAGAACGCCCACGATTTTGTGAGAAAAAATTTAGTATAA
- a CDS encoding SurA N-terminal domain-containing protein, giving the protein MRNLIGIITMLIFVFFVSTQDVKAVIVDRIVAIVNNEVITLSELNAAFEPYLKNIDQSLRGTEREKLVDEGKKAVLNQMINTKLIEQEAKKSGITVKDEEVMGAIRETLKRKNISLEEFVVMLEREGETLDGYKKEIYNQILRQRLIGREIRAKAVVSEEEIGEYYRVHREDYEGKEAVRVKKIFLPAPAEGETREDIKRQIYDIYQKILAGESFEVFASKYALSPELAASGGDIGFVERGTMIPELEKEVFSLRVNEVSRVIELSHGFYILKVIDKRGAGLKPFQEVRNEIIQKIEEMKTNQLIEKWLNELRKKSYVEIRL; this is encoded by the coding sequence ATGAGAAACTTAATCGGAATAATAACGATGCTTATTTTTGTTTTTTTTGTATCCACTCAGGATGTTAAGGCTGTGATAGTGGATCGCATTGTGGCAATAGTGAACAATGAAGTGATTACACTTTCGGAGCTGAACGCTGCTTTTGAGCCGTACCTAAAGAACATAGATCAAAGTTTGCGTGGTACAGAGAGGGAAAAGTTAGTCGATGAGGGGAAAAAGGCCGTGCTAAATCAGATGATCAACACAAAGCTCATTGAGCAGGAGGCGAAAAAGTCGGGTATTACCGTAAAAGATGAAGAGGTGATGGGTGCTATTCGAGAAACACTTAAGCGAAAGAACATTTCTCTTGAGGAATTTGTTGTGATGCTCGAGCGCGAAGGTGAAACCCTGGACGGGTATAAAAAGGAGATTTACAACCAAATATTGCGACAGCGACTGATAGGACGGGAGATACGTGCGAAAGCAGTAGTTAGCGAAGAGGAAATAGGGGAGTATTATCGGGTTCATCGGGAGGATTACGAGGGCAAAGAAGCAGTAAGAGTAAAGAAGATCTTTTTGCCCGCTCCAGCAGAAGGGGAAACAAGGGAGGATATAAAACGGCAGATTTACGATATTTACCAGAAGATTCTTGCGGGTGAATCATTTGAGGTGTTTGCGAGCAAGTACGCTCTCTCACCGGAATTAGCCGCATCCGGAGGAGATATAGGTTTTGTGGAGAGGGGAACAATGATTCCTGAGCTGGAAAAAGAGGTCTTTTCCCTCCGGGTGAATGAGGTGAGTAGAGTGATAGAACTTTCGCACGGGTTTTACATCCTAAAAGTGATTGACAAACGGGGAGCAGGTTTAAAACCTTTTCAAGAGGTGAGGAACGAGATCATTCAAAAGATTGAGGAGATGAAGACTAACCAGTTAATTGAAAAATGGTTGAATGAGTTGAGGAAAAAGTCTTACGTTGAGATTCGCTTGTGA